In Boudabousia tangfeifanii, the DNA window CGTCACCGGGTTCACCTAGCAGTGCGAAACCTGGTGCCTTACGCTTACTGGATGCTAAGGCCGCATTACCGAGGCCACCACGGCCACCACCAGCAACCAAGAAAGAGTCGCCTTCACGAGTAAGATCGGCAAGAATATTGCCCTTCTTGTCTTTCACCACGGTTCCGGCGGGAACCGGCAAACGAAGAGTTTCCCCATTCTTGCCGTGGCGGAAGTCGCCCATGCCAGGCTGGCCGTTACCGGCACGCTGATGTGGCGAACGATGATAAGGCAAAAGTGTGGTCTCTTGCGAATCAACCACTAGCCAAACGTCACCACCATTACCACCATTGCCCCCATCAGGGCCACCGAGTGGCTTGAACTTCTCACGGTGAACGGAAGCACAGCCGTGCCCGCCTTTACCGCCTTGCGCGAATAGGGTGACAGCATCAACGAATGAGGCCATCTTGCCTCCTTAAAATAGCAATGGCAAGTTGATTAACCTGCCGTGATAAAAAGATTATCAAAGAAGATATAAAAGCGGGGCGCGTAGCTCAATGCCACGCGCCCCCAAGCTTTTAGCTGATTAAAATCAGGCGGAAACCACGTTCACCACACGGCGACCACGGCTGTTGCCGAATTCCACTGCACCAGCAGCGGTAGCAAACAAAGTGTCATCCTTGCCGCGGCCTACGTTTAGGCCTGGGTGGAAGTGGGTGCCACGCTGG includes these proteins:
- the rpmA gene encoding 50S ribosomal protein L27 → MAHKKGLGSSKNGRDSNAQRLGVKRFGGQLVGAGEIIVRQRGTHFHPGLNVGRGKDDTLFATAAGAVEFGNSRGRRVVNVVSA